In Microbacterium pumilum, the following proteins share a genomic window:
- a CDS encoding HAMP domain-containing sensor histidine kinase — translation MTVAAQGDPDAGEPRSSRARASRRQAEVVDHTRERTAILNQLLLGSVVFVLAMLVAIGTFSGNLVLFFIGVVVIFVVTGATFVIPWNRIAAGWVTLVPVIDIVAITLIQVSAPSTALGLLWIFPTMWLASGFGLIGLTAVIVSIAGMTTILMALGDQDLSYTTLLLPLVLFAVAATTYLNARRSDAQRSLLAKQALLLGRVLERTRRQEQEVTEVLDAVDFGVIRIAADGQVSVTNEAHGRLQQTRRADDADAEAPAFRDDGVTRLPPDELPLERALRGEAFDAEVVWFGEEPGPRQALSISARRLTDSAGEDAGAVVISRDVTTELDALRARDELVASVSHELRTPLTSILGYLDLAIEEPDIPDHVRSNLDVAERNAERLLRIVADILAASSSSSSSVEASMHLIDFDARDIVRAAAEALLPRASDRAIVIDMSGLEAAPVSADPMRLRQVVDNLLSNAITYNRDGGTVFLGTTSDGTSSWVLVRDTGIGISEADRSRLFQRYYQAGAPRRTGTGLGLAITRDIVRAHGGDLALHSTPGAGSTFIVKLPAPAPLAERSTEEGTPP, via the coding sequence ATGACCGTCGCAGCGCAGGGCGATCCGGACGCGGGTGAACCGCGCAGCAGCCGCGCGCGCGCGTCGCGGCGGCAGGCCGAGGTCGTCGATCACACACGCGAGCGAACCGCGATCCTGAACCAGCTGCTGCTGGGCTCCGTCGTGTTCGTGCTCGCCATGCTCGTCGCGATCGGCACCTTCAGTGGCAACCTCGTGCTGTTCTTCATCGGCGTCGTGGTCATCTTCGTGGTCACGGGAGCGACATTCGTCATCCCGTGGAACCGCATCGCCGCCGGCTGGGTCACGCTGGTGCCTGTGATCGACATCGTGGCCATCACGCTGATCCAGGTCTCGGCTCCGAGCACCGCACTGGGTCTGCTGTGGATCTTTCCGACAATGTGGCTCGCATCGGGATTCGGTCTGATCGGTCTCACGGCGGTCATCGTCTCGATCGCCGGCATGACGACCATCCTGATGGCGCTGGGCGACCAGGACCTCAGCTACACGACCCTGCTGCTGCCGCTCGTGCTGTTCGCCGTCGCGGCCACGACCTACCTCAATGCGCGGCGCTCCGATGCGCAGCGCAGTCTTCTCGCCAAGCAGGCACTGCTGCTGGGGCGCGTGCTCGAGCGGACCCGAAGACAGGAGCAGGAGGTCACCGAGGTGCTCGACGCCGTCGACTTCGGCGTGATCCGCATCGCGGCCGACGGGCAGGTCTCGGTCACGAACGAGGCGCACGGGCGCCTGCAGCAGACGAGGAGGGCGGATGACGCGGATGCCGAGGCCCCGGCCTTCCGCGATGACGGGGTGACGCGCCTGCCCCCCGATGAGCTGCCACTCGAGCGTGCCCTGCGCGGCGAGGCGTTCGATGCCGAGGTGGTGTGGTTCGGCGAAGAGCCCGGACCTCGACAGGCGCTGAGCATCAGTGCCCGGCGCCTCACCGACTCCGCCGGCGAGGACGCGGGCGCCGTCGTCATCTCGCGCGATGTGACGACCGAACTGGACGCGCTGCGCGCACGGGACGAGCTCGTCGCCTCGGTCTCCCACGAGCTGCGCACCCCGCTCACGTCGATCCTGGGATACCTCGATCTCGCGATCGAGGAGCCCGACATCCCCGATCATGTGCGCTCGAATCTCGACGTCGCCGAGCGGAACGCCGAACGGCTGCTGCGGATCGTCGCCGACATCCTCGCCGCATCGAGTTCGTCGTCCTCGTCGGTCGAGGCGTCCATGCATCTGATCGACTTCGACGCCCGTGACATCGTGCGCGCCGCCGCCGAGGCACTGCTGCCTCGCGCGTCGGACCGTGCAATCGTGATCGACATGTCGGGCCTCGAGGCGGCACCGGTCTCGGCCGATCCGATGCGGCTCAGGCAGGTCGTCGACAATCTGCTGTCGAACGCCATCACCTACAACCGCGACGGGGGAACCGTGTTCCTCGGCACGACGAGCGACGGGACGTCGAGCTGGGTGCTGGTGCGCGACACCGGCATCGGCATCAGCGAGGCGGACCGGTCGCGACTGTTCCAGCGGTACTACCAGGCGGGCGCGCCGCGCCGCACCGGAACGGGGCTGGGCCTCGCGATCACGAGGGACATCGTGCGCGCGCACGGCGGCGACCTCGCCCTGCACAGCACGCCGGGTGCGGGCTCCACGTTCATCGTCAAGCTGCCGGCCCCGGCGCCGCTCGCCGAACGCTCCACCGAGGAAGGGACCCCACCGTGA
- a CDS encoding response regulator transcription factor — MTDVQVPAFDSPAPESASVNESRVAVVIEDEEDIRSLLSAILSQAGFGVHAAANGTEGLALVREHQPLVTTLDVNMPGMDGFETAKQIRAVSTTYIVMLSARTEEIDALQGLEAGADDYVAKPFRPRELRARIDAMLRRPRHHIAASAEPAADDGGSAPIGWLEHQGVRLHPDMRIVTVDGANVELTRSEFDILADLLVAGRRVRGKSDLALMLRGEQYTGYDYVSDSDARAIEVHVANLRRKLGESPANPRWIETVRGVGYRLTAS, encoded by the coding sequence CTGACCGACGTCCAGGTTCCGGCGTTCGACTCGCCGGCGCCGGAAAGCGCATCGGTGAATGAATCTCGCGTAGCGGTCGTGATCGAGGACGAGGAAGACATCAGGTCTCTCCTGTCCGCCATCCTGTCGCAGGCCGGGTTCGGCGTGCACGCCGCAGCCAACGGCACCGAAGGCCTCGCGCTGGTGCGAGAGCACCAGCCACTCGTCACGACGCTCGACGTCAACATGCCCGGCATGGACGGGTTCGAGACCGCCAAGCAGATCCGCGCGGTGAGCACGACCTACATCGTCATGCTGAGCGCTCGCACCGAGGAGATCGACGCTCTGCAGGGCCTCGAGGCGGGCGCCGACGACTATGTCGCGAAGCCCTTCCGCCCGAGAGAGCTGCGTGCCCGCATCGACGCGATGCTCCGACGCCCGCGGCACCACATCGCCGCGTCAGCCGAGCCCGCTGCGGACGACGGCGGATCCGCGCCGATCGGCTGGCTGGAGCACCAGGGAGTGCGACTGCACCCCGACATGCGCATCGTGACGGTCGACGGTGCGAATGTCGAGCTCACCCGCAGCGAGTTCGACATCCTGGCCGACCTCCTCGTCGCAGGACGCCGCGTCCGCGGAAAGTCCGACCTCGCGCTGATGCTCCGCGGCGAGCAGTACACCGGCTACGACTACGTGAGCGACAGCGATGCCCGGGCGATCGAGGTGCACGTCGCCAACCTGAGGCGCAAACTGGGCGAGTCGCCGGCGAACCCGCGCTGGATCGAAACCGTTCGCGGGGTCGGCTACCGACTGACCGCCTCCTGA
- the coaE gene encoding dephospho-CoA kinase encodes MPLVALTGGIASGKSTIARRLAEHGAVIVDADQIVRDVQQPDSPVLAAIRTEFGDGMLRPDGSLDRAALGGRVFGDADAVARLNAIVHPAVRAESARRFAQAFAADPAAVVVYDVPLLVEARVDDPWQLIIVAYAPEDVRRRRLVDLRGMSEAAAAARLSSQVPDEARLAIADVVIDTAGSLDDTERQVDELWQGLAERIAARAAG; translated from the coding sequence ATGCCCCTCGTTGCACTCACCGGCGGCATCGCGTCGGGAAAATCCACCATCGCCCGCAGACTCGCCGAGCACGGTGCCGTGATCGTCGACGCCGACCAGATCGTGCGCGACGTGCAGCAGCCGGATTCGCCCGTGCTGGCCGCGATCAGGACCGAGTTCGGCGACGGGATGCTGCGCCCCGACGGTTCGCTGGATCGAGCCGCGCTGGGTGGCAGGGTCTTCGGCGACGCCGATGCGGTGGCGCGACTCAACGCGATCGTGCATCCCGCGGTGCGTGCGGAATCGGCGCGGCGCTTCGCCCAGGCGTTCGCCGCCGACCCGGCCGCCGTGGTGGTCTACGACGTGCCCCTTCTCGTGGAGGCCCGCGTCGACGACCCCTGGCAGCTCATCATCGTCGCCTACGCCCCCGAGGACGTGCGGCGGCGGCGACTCGTCGACCTGAGGGGCATGAGTGAGGCGGCCGCGGCCGCCCGGCTGTCGTCGCAGGTGCCGGATGAGGCTCGCCTGGCGATCGCCGACGTCGTGATCGACACGGCAGGTTCCCTCGACGACACCGAACGACAGGTCGACGAGCTGTGGCAGGGACTGGCAGAGCGGATTGCGGCACGCGCCGCCGGCTGA
- the uvrB gene encoding excinuclease ABC subunit UvrB → MQTTRSVRPFEVISDYEPSGDQPTAIADLAARINAGETDVVLLGATGTGKSATTAWLIEQVQRPTLVLAHNKTLAAQLANEFRDLMPNNAVEYFVSYYDYYQPEAYVPQTDTFIEKDSSINAEVERLRHSTTNSLLSRRDVVVVSTVSCIYGLGAPEEYMRAMVALQVGERYDRDALIRKFIAMQYNRNDVDFSRGNFRVRGDTIEIIPVYEEYAIRIELFGDEIEALYMLHPLTGDVVQKLDSVPIFPASHYVAGTETVQRAIGTIEEELEVRLKELESQNKLLEAQRLRMRTSFDLEMLQQLGFCSGIENYSRHLDGRMPGEPPHTLLDFFPDDFLMVIDESHATVPQIGAMYEGDASRKRTLVEHGFRLPSALDNRPLRWDEFKNRVGQTVYLSATPGRYEMGIADGVVEQIIRPTGLIDPQIIVKPSKGQIDDLLEEIRVRAERDERVLVTTLTKKMAEELTDFLGEHGVRVRYLHSDVDTLRRVELLSELRAGVYDVLVGINLLREGLDLPEVSLVSILDADKEGFLRSGTSLIQTIGRAARNVSGEVHMYADSVTDSMRNAIYETDRRREKQVAYNLANGIDPTPLRKRIADITEVLAREASDTNAMLSRKDSARLKSGKGKSPTPQLRREGIAAEGADQLEATIGDLSNQMLAAAAELKFELAARLRDEVQDLKKDLRAMERAGHA, encoded by the coding sequence GTGCAGACCACTCGCTCCGTGCGCCCGTTCGAAGTCATCAGCGACTACGAACCATCGGGCGACCAGCCGACGGCGATCGCTGACCTCGCCGCACGCATCAACGCGGGCGAGACGGATGTCGTGCTGCTCGGCGCGACCGGAACGGGCAAGTCGGCGACCACCGCGTGGCTCATCGAGCAGGTGCAGCGTCCGACCCTGGTGCTCGCGCACAACAAGACGCTCGCGGCGCAGCTGGCCAACGAGTTCCGCGACCTCATGCCGAACAACGCGGTCGAGTACTTCGTCAGCTACTACGACTACTACCAGCCCGAGGCGTACGTCCCGCAGACTGACACCTTCATCGAGAAGGACTCGTCGATCAACGCCGAGGTCGAGCGGCTTCGGCACTCCACGACGAACTCGCTGCTCAGCCGGCGAGATGTCGTGGTGGTGAGCACCGTCTCGTGCATCTACGGCCTCGGCGCGCCCGAAGAGTACATGCGGGCGATGGTGGCTCTGCAGGTGGGGGAGCGATACGACCGCGATGCCCTCATCCGCAAGTTCATCGCGATGCAGTACAACCGCAACGACGTCGATTTCTCGCGGGGCAACTTCCGGGTTCGTGGCGACACGATCGAGATCATCCCGGTGTACGAGGAGTACGCGATCCGCATCGAGCTGTTCGGCGACGAGATCGAGGCGCTGTACATGCTGCATCCGCTGACGGGTGACGTCGTGCAGAAGCTCGACTCTGTGCCGATCTTCCCGGCGTCGCATTACGTCGCCGGCACCGAGACCGTGCAGCGCGCGATCGGCACGATCGAAGAAGAGCTCGAGGTCCGGCTGAAAGAGCTCGAGTCGCAGAACAAGCTGCTCGAGGCGCAGCGGCTGCGCATGCGGACGTCGTTCGACCTCGAGATGCTGCAGCAGCTCGGATTCTGCTCGGGCATCGAGAACTACTCGCGGCACCTCGACGGACGGATGCCGGGCGAACCGCCGCATACGCTGCTCGACTTCTTCCCGGACGACTTCCTCATGGTGATCGACGAGTCCCACGCGACGGTGCCGCAGATCGGTGCGATGTACGAGGGAGATGCCTCGCGCAAGCGCACCCTCGTCGAGCACGGTTTCCGGCTGCCGAGCGCGCTCGACAACCGGCCGCTGCGGTGGGACGAGTTCAAGAACCGCGTCGGGCAGACGGTGTATCTCTCCGCGACGCCCGGTCGCTACGAGATGGGCATCGCCGACGGTGTGGTCGAGCAGATCATCCGGCCCACGGGTCTGATCGATCCCCAGATCATCGTGAAGCCCTCGAAGGGTCAGATCGACGACCTGCTGGAAGAGATCCGCGTCCGGGCGGAGCGCGATGAGCGCGTGCTCGTCACGACCCTGACGAAGAAGATGGCCGAAGAGCTCACCGACTTCCTCGGCGAGCACGGCGTGCGCGTGCGCTATCTGCACTCGGATGTCGACACCCTCCGCCGCGTCGAACTCCTGAGCGAGCTGCGCGCCGGCGTCTATGACGTGCTGGTCGGCATCAACCTGCTCCGCGAGGGTCTCGACCTTCCCGAGGTGTCTCTCGTGTCCATCCTCGACGCCGACAAGGAGGGCTTCCTCCGCAGCGGCACATCGCTCATCCAGACGATCGGCCGCGCCGCGCGCAACGTTTCAGGCGAGGTGCACATGTACGCCGATTCGGTAACGGATTCGATGCGAAACGCCATCTACGAGACCGACCGACGGCGCGAGAAGCAGGTCGCGTACAACCTCGCGAACGGCATCGATCCGACGCCGTTGCGCAAGCGGATCGCCGACATCACCGAGGTGCTGGCTCGCGAGGCGTCGGACACGAACGCGATGCTGTCTCGCAAGGACTCCGCGCGACTGAAGTCCGGCAAGGGCAAGTCGCCGACTCCGCAGCTGCGCCGCGAGGGGATCGCGGCAGAGGGTGCAGATCAGCTCGAGGCCACGATCGGCGACCTCAGCAACCAGATGCTCGCGGCCGCCGCCGAGCTCAAGTTCGAGCTCGCCGCCCGCCTGCGCGACGAAGTGCAGGACCTCAAGAAGGATCTGCGCGCGATGGAGCGAGCCGGGCACGCCTGA
- a CDS encoding MarR family transcriptional regulator translates to MDSPDDLLKLDNQVCFALVTAARNVVSIYRPILEPLGLTHPQYLVMLALWESAPRSLGELADELALEPATVSPLVKRLEAQGLVVRSRRAGDERVLDVALTPQGVALRARALDVPRQVMARTGMDADELAGLRNALSAFAGGRTRWDATHAASGAVH, encoded by the coding sequence ATGGACTCGCCGGACGATCTGCTCAAGCTCGACAACCAGGTGTGCTTCGCCCTCGTGACGGCGGCGCGAAACGTGGTGTCGATCTACCGTCCGATCCTCGAGCCGCTGGGGCTGACGCACCCGCAGTACCTCGTCATGCTCGCGCTGTGGGAGAGCGCGCCCCGATCGCTCGGCGAGCTCGCGGATGAACTCGCACTCGAGCCGGCGACGGTCTCGCCGCTGGTGAAGCGGCTCGAGGCTCAGGGTCTGGTCGTGCGTTCGCGCCGCGCCGGCGATGAGCGTGTGCTCGATGTCGCACTCACGCCGCAGGGCGTCGCGCTGCGGGCGCGCGCCCTCGACGTGCCGCGCCAGGTCATGGCCCGGACGGGAATGGATGCCGACGAACTCGCTGGCCTCCGCAACGCGTTGTCCGCCTTCGCCGGTGGTCGAACCCGATGGGATGCCACACACGCGGCGTCGGGTGCCGTGCATTGA
- a CDS encoding 5'-nucleotidase C-terminal domain-containing protein → MPSRSYPGHRSHPTRRRLAFGAGIAAAALGASLLTAPAAQAADPVVLNLLTVNDFHGRIDPNTVKFAGTIEGLRAADGAGGANTLLIGAGDFIGASLFASSVAQDQPTIDVFNELGMVASAVGNHEFDAGWPDLRDRVLNDGNNAQWDYLGANVYLAGTTTPALPEYGLYEAAGLTVGIIGAVTQETPALVSPGGVVDLSFGDPVEAVNRVADQLTDGNEANGEADVLVATFHEGAPTGTLTLDQNEAISPVFARIVNEVSPKVAALVNGHTHQAYAYNAPVPGQPGATRPVLQTGNYAANVGQITLTVDPDTDVVSAYTVANVPRVTTADPTLIATYPRVAAVNTTVQAAITAAGVIGNQPIGTLGDDVTTAMTPGTPASKPYPNFERDDRSKESTLGNLVADAILDALAPPDRGGAEIAVVNPGGLRAELVYAKDAANPADSDGVILYAEANGVLPFVNNLATVDMTGAQLKTLLEQQWQRDANNQVPTRPYLQLGTSAGFSYTFDPALAEGSRITSMMFNGAPIDPAETYRVGTFTFLTGTGTPASAGGDNFWVFRQATNFRDSGLVDRDAWIAYLKAHPGVGPNFEKHAVSVSGLDATPIAGSTQTLTVGTLDLTSIDSPANTSLTAQFAATADGAGAVDIGSATVAGGAATIGVTFPASASGAGFLILTAQPTGTRVVIPVEVALPESTVSATAAAVQYGSSPKVKVTVASAGVTPTGTVTVSDAEGAMLGTAALTNGAATVSLGRTAVPPGTHTLTVSYSGSDTVAGSTTTVELVVKRASSTTVAIGSALIVKKGSALNITSFTVANGGVQVGGTVTVTTRGGEVLGTATVTNGRAKVALAPLTARGLQVLTVRYDGSATVAPSSGSVVVLVR, encoded by the coding sequence ATGCCATCTCGGTCATACCCCGGCCACCGGTCACACCCCACCCGACGGCGACTCGCGTTCGGCGCGGGCATCGCAGCGGCCGCGCTGGGAGCGAGTCTGCTGACGGCTCCCGCGGCGCAGGCGGCTGACCCGGTCGTCCTGAACCTGTTGACGGTCAACGACTTCCACGGGCGGATCGACCCGAACACCGTGAAATTCGCGGGCACCATCGAGGGTCTTCGGGCCGCTGACGGCGCCGGCGGAGCCAACACGCTCCTGATCGGCGCGGGCGACTTCATCGGAGCGTCGCTGTTCGCATCCTCGGTCGCGCAGGACCAGCCCACGATCGATGTCTTCAACGAGCTCGGGATGGTCGCATCCGCAGTCGGCAACCACGAGTTCGACGCGGGCTGGCCCGATCTCCGTGATCGGGTGCTCAATGACGGCAACAATGCGCAGTGGGACTATCTCGGCGCGAACGTCTACCTCGCCGGCACCACGACGCCCGCGCTGCCCGAGTACGGCCTCTATGAGGCCGCCGGTCTCACTGTCGGCATCATCGGCGCGGTGACCCAGGAGACACCGGCCCTCGTATCGCCCGGCGGCGTCGTCGATCTCTCGTTCGGCGACCCCGTCGAGGCGGTGAACCGCGTCGCCGACCAGCTCACGGACGGGAACGAGGCGAACGGCGAGGCCGACGTCCTCGTCGCGACGTTCCACGAAGGCGCCCCGACGGGCACGCTGACGCTCGACCAGAACGAGGCCATCAGCCCGGTCTTCGCGCGTATCGTCAACGAGGTCTCGCCGAAGGTCGCCGCGCTCGTCAACGGGCACACCCACCAGGCCTACGCCTACAACGCTCCGGTCCCCGGCCAGCCGGGAGCCACCCGACCCGTCCTGCAGACCGGCAACTACGCCGCGAACGTCGGGCAGATCACACTGACCGTCGACCCCGACACGGATGTCGTCTCGGCATACACGGTGGCGAACGTCCCTCGCGTCACGACCGCCGACCCCACGCTCATCGCCACCTACCCGCGGGTGGCTGCGGTCAACACGACCGTGCAGGCGGCCATCACTGCTGCAGGGGTCATCGGCAACCAGCCCATCGGCACGCTCGGCGACGATGTCACCACCGCGATGACTCCCGGAACGCCTGCCTCGAAGCCCTACCCGAACTTCGAGCGCGACGACCGATCGAAGGAGTCCACTCTGGGCAATCTCGTCGCCGATGCGATCCTCGACGCGCTCGCGCCACCGGATCGAGGTGGGGCCGAGATAGCGGTCGTGAATCCGGGGGGCCTGCGTGCCGAACTCGTGTACGCGAAGGATGCCGCGAATCCGGCGGATTCGGATGGCGTGATCCTCTACGCGGAGGCGAACGGGGTGCTCCCGTTCGTGAACAACCTCGCGACGGTGGACATGACCGGCGCGCAGCTGAAGACACTGCTCGAGCAGCAATGGCAGCGCGACGCGAACAACCAGGTGCCGACGCGTCCGTACCTTCAGCTCGGCACCTCGGCCGGCTTCAGCTACACGTTCGACCCGGCGCTCGCCGAGGGAAGCCGCATCACGTCGATGATGTTCAACGGCGCTCCGATCGATCCCGCCGAGACCTATCGGGTGGGCACCTTCACCTTCCTGACCGGCACCGGCACCCCGGCGAGTGCGGGAGGCGACAACTTCTGGGTTTTCCGGCAGGCGACCAACTTCCGCGACTCCGGCCTCGTCGACCGCGACGCGTGGATCGCCTACCTCAAGGCACACCCGGGTGTGGGGCCCAACTTCGAGAAGCACGCCGTCTCGGTGTCTGGGCTGGACGCGACGCCGATCGCCGGTTCCACTCAGACGCTCACGGTCGGCACGCTCGACCTGACGAGCATCGACTCACCGGCTAACACGTCACTGACCGCGCAGTTCGCGGCGACGGCCGACGGCGCCGGTGCGGTCGACATCGGATCGGCCACTGTGGCCGGCGGTGCGGCCACGATCGGCGTGACGTTCCCGGCGAGCGCCTCCGGCGCGGGGTTCCTTATCCTCACGGCCCAGCCGACGGGAACCAGGGTCGTCATCCCGGTCGAGGTGGCCCTGCCCGAGAGCACCGTGTCTGCGACCGCCGCCGCCGTGCAGTACGGCAGCAGCCCGAAGGTGAAAGTCACTGTCGCCTCCGCAGGTGTGACTCCCACCGGAACCGTGACGGTCAGCGATGCAGAGGGGGCGATGCTCGGAACCGCCGCTCTCACGAACGGCGCCGCCACGGTATCGCTCGGCCGCACGGCGGTACCGCCAGGGACGCACACACTGACGGTCTCGTACAGCGGCTCCGACACCGTGGCAGGGTCGACCACCACAGTCGAGCTCGTCGTCAAGCGGGCATCCTCGACCACGGTGGCCATCGGCTCGGCCCTCATCGTCAAGAAGGGATCGGCGCTGAACATCACGAGCTTCACCGTGGCGAACGGCGGCGTGCAGGTCGGCGGCACGGTGACGGTCACGACTCGCGGCGGAGAGGTGCTCGGCACCGCCACCGTGACCAACGGACGCGCGAAGGTGGCCCTGGCGCCACTCACGGCCCGTGGCCTGCAGGTCCTGACGGTCCGCTACGACGGATCCGCCACGGTCGCGCCGTCGTCGGGGAGTGTCGTCGTGCTCGTTCGCTGA